The sequence below is a genomic window from Serinus canaria isolate serCan28SL12 chromosome 4A, serCan2020, whole genome shotgun sequence.
tccaacccaaactgaTCTGGGATTCTTTGATTTACAAGCAAATggatttggattttaaaaatcctatttttattAACTGGTATCAGTAGGGTTGggaatccaggaaaaaaaggaaacttgaAAGTGAGCCCTGGAGTAACAAGCAAGCAGCATGTGCAAAAAGGGTTAAATCAAtcctaaaatgcttttttacaGCAGAGGAAAGAGTTTTAAAGGGTGGATGTAGTTGGTGCCACCAAGGCTGGGGTGGGAAGAGCGCTCAGGGACATGGGATCAGCCCAggcttctctgctctgctccctgcaagAGAAGAGGAGCTACACCACCCAAAATATTGCTCAGAGTGTGTCCCACCTCGCATACACCCAGTGGGAAGAGAGATGCAGCACACCCAGTTATAAACTTGACTACTCATCATTTAATTAACACGGGAGGAGCAATGGCTGAGGCTCTCCTGGGAGCCAGGGCTTGAGTAATGGGGCTGCACCTCTCTGATCAGagactgcagggctggaaaccaggattttcccaaatattaaacccctaaatattttcttgctaaTGATTTGTGGAGCAAAGAACGAACAACCCTTGAGTATAGCCTGAACAATCCTTGAATGTATCCATTAGAACCAAATTTATAATTGCAGCTCTATATAAATCCATGATGGAGTGGAGATGTAAAAAAGTATTAGATACATAATTGAGTTCAGGTGATATTAAAATATTACCCCCCCCCTAAGCCAAAAGGcaggtttggtttgctttgttggttattttcccttttgttttggtaaatgaaaagcaaatctTGGCAAAATCGAGAACAGCTTGAAAAGAGCTCCATCTCCTAAAATCTGCCCCAAAAGTGGCTGGACAAGGCTGTGGTTGGAGGTTACCTGAGTGCTTTCACACATTAAGGGACAGTATTAAAAGATCATTTCCAAGTTAAGCAAACATTTCTGGCATATTGTGCAACACTTCCTTTAAAATTAGCTTAGTTATTCTGAACTTTATGCCAACTGATTATTTGCTAGACTCTCTGATGATGGTAATTCAGGACATTCCATCCCATAATTCCATAAAGACAATAAGATTACAAAGCCCAAGCAGACTCTGAGTCAGCCTTTGACAGACTAAAGCTCCCCAAGTCCCCTGAAAACCTTTCTCTGACACATTAATTTGACCTAAACCCTCAAAATGTTCCTGATTATATCATCTCAATCGggcttgatttttgttttatttttcagtgtagGAAATTAAAAAGGCTCAGTTGATCCCCAGCCAAGTTCTTGAAATGTGTTGCAATGCTGAGGAAATCAAAGATTACTCgaaatactttttaataatATGTCATGTCAGCAGAGATAAAGGTTCACACTCCATGCCCTCAGCTGGCTTCCATCAGCGCTGGCCAGGACCCTCCAGTCACCTCAAAATCATGAACTTATGCTCTTCTAATTATGAACATGTTCATAAAATTTGATTAATTTCTCTTTGTAAGAAGAATTAAATCTGCAGAGGTGGGGCTGAACCTGACTAGGAGCAAGAGGCAACCCCAAATTTCTTTCCCCTGCCCTGTTCTCCATCCATTTCTTGCCACCAGGGATTATGGAATactttgggtttgaagggacctgACAGAACATCTaattccagccctcctgccatggacagtGAACCATTATCCTGTGGAATGACATTCCAGAGGATGGGCAGCGGGCTGGACATTGTCCCACAGAGGCATCAGGAAGGAGCACATGGACATTCCTGtaggaaacaaaaccacatcAGATGGAGATGCTGATGGAGATCCATGGAAGGATGGAGTAACACAAGGCCAAGTCCACCTACAATTGAGATTACAACTATGGGACTTTGGGAAGATGGAATACCAGCTTTCCACTCCCCAATCAGGCTGCAGGTGTTGCCCACACCATAGCTGGTGCTGGAGTGGggtcagcagctgcagaagaggTGGCTTCCAACCAggtggccaggctggatgctgAGCTTGGACTTTTAGCAGCTGTTTCTGCACCCCTTCACTTTTTCTGAGACCTTTTCCCTGGTCAATCCCTGTCCCAGAGAGATATGCCAGGAATCCGATATGTAAATGTGTGCTAAGAGTTATAAATGTGTATTAGCATCAGTGGGCAatgcccaccctgagctgagTAAGGACCATCCTTGGGATGTGTCCTTGGGGACAAGAATGTGAGTCTGGGAGAATTTAAATACACATCTGAGAACAAATCgtggcacagagaagctgtggctgcccctgggtccctggaagtgtccaagaccagcttggatggggcttggagcagcctgggataggggaaggtttccctgccatggcagggggtgggctGAGATGAGATTTaaagtcccttcccacccaaaccattccatgttCTCCACAAAGacagcctgctgccagcccaaacTTGGGAATGCGTGCACAGGACAGCAACTCTAACAATTAGAGCAAGAAATCCTAAAAAGTGAAACATTTGGATGTATCAGGGCTTCCCTGCCACTCTGGGAGCACCTGGAGGCAGAGCATGGAATGCTGCACCCCCCCTGCCTGTCCCAAAGCTACAGGGCCCTGTGgcagctcccctctcctctccccaacCTGCTTTCTCAGCTGGCCTATGAATTTTATCcctttccacatttttttcccgTTAAGGCTCATTTATCCTGGCTGGCCTCCCCGgtgcagggaaaggctgtggggCATGGGGGGTTGGACACCCCCTGCTCAGCGGGGACACCActctcccctccccaaaacccaCCTGAGCCCCAGAATCCCTTTTGCTGCCGGCTCTGGGGAGGGTTCCCGCATGGAAAATAAATCAGCGCGGGGGTTCCAGCCTGGGCGGGGCGGGCAGGTCCCCGGAGCGGGGGTGAAAATGCCGCGCAGATCCCGCGCAGCGCTTTCCCTGCGCACCTGAGGGTCCCGGCCGGAGCCCCTCGGCCTCGACCTTGCCCTGCCCGGCCGCGCAGGAGTTTCCCAGGACTCTCCGGGTGGAAAACGGGGATTTCTGTCCCTAattcagtgcagctgctgcgggcggcggggccgcgcttTGAAGCGGAGCCGGGGGGGCGGTGGCGGAGCAGGCGGGGCTGCCttaaaaaacaccccaaaaacaaccaaacaaaaaaaaaaaaaaaaagcaaaggaaaaacgGGATACAAAGCCGCCCGGCGCTGTCACAGCCCAGGGGTGGCACCGGGTTTGTCGTGCCGGGGACACCGGAGGGGCCACGCGTGACCTGCCCGTGGGGCAGCGCGGCGGGGCCAGAGGCGGGGCACGGTTCCCTTCTCTTGTATCCTCCTTGTCCCTCTTTTACTTCCCCCCCGCCctttaatttatcttttcctgcatttttctttctttttctgccattttttccttctttcctgataatctttctcctttctctcgtttttctccctttcttttccttttttctttttcccttttgcgCTGGTTCTGGTTAAACGTTATTTGCACTTTTGTTGGAAAAGTGGCCCCTAGTGTGCAATTATGTCAAATTTCTTTGAGTTTTACAATTTAATGGAGAACAGTAACTCTTTTATTGATCCTAGACGGGGCCGGctcctcttccccctctcccccccacccctgtggctctcccctccctccccctccaaCCCCCCCGTTACTCCCATGAAATGTCACTCAATGTTTCTTATGCTCCCACCAGTTTCCAAAACAaacagaggaggctgcagccgTCTATTGACTCAGTTGGATGCAAGAGGATCTCGCCGTGGCCGCTGCCCCCCGACGGGAGCCGTGCCGGGCGAGGGGCGCCGGGTGCCGGCCGGGAtggagccgccgccgcccgcctgAGCCCCGCTGCCGCCCGGGGGGACCTCTGGCAGCCCGGGGGGGATGGCGCTCAGCTCCCGGGCTCACGCCTTCTCGGTGGAAGCCCTGGTGGGACGCTCGGCCAAGAGGAAGGTGCCGGAGGGTCGCGATGAGGAGCCCGGCCCCGGCTGCCGGCCGAGTCGCAGAGCCCCGGAGGCGGGTGGGTACCGGAGGGAGCCCGGCGCGGCGGAGAGCGACGGCGGCCCCCGGCCCCGGCATCCTCCCGAGCCGCCCCCTGCCCTTTGTGTTCCCCGCAGAGAAGCGGCCCAAGGCCGGTGCCGAGAGCCGGGCGGGCGGCGTGcaggtggagctgcagggctccGAGCTCTGGAGGAGGTTCCACGACATCGGCACCGAGATGATCATCACCAAGGCCGGCAGGTACCGGCCGGCCCCCGCAGCCTCGCTCGGGCTGTGctttgcagggatttttttgttttttgcctttttttcttcccctctccttcccccccatttttactctttttctttttctttatttttatttttatttttttctttttttggtgggggACGGTGTTATttcttgggcttttttgttttgttttgttttgtttcgtTGTCTCTGGTTTCTCTGTTCTGTTAAGATATTTCACTTCACCCCTTTTCCCGCTATTTTCGTTGAGTTCGATTTTCCTTCCTCCCGCCCGTTCCCATTCCTTTGCTCAGCCGttgtccctgtgcctgcaggaggaTGTTCCCGTCGGTCCGGGTGAAggtgaaggggctggagccgCTGCAGCAATATTACATCGCCATCGACGTCGTGCCCGTGGACTCCAAGCGATACAGGTACGGGGGGGGACGGGCGGGACCCCCACACCCACGCGGGACACGTCCTGCGCTGATGGCCGTGATCTGCGACCCGAACGGGACACGGGGGTcacccaggggtgctggggagcCCGCGCTCACCTATAGAATCTGTAGGTGTGGGGGGCAGGTGGGGACGGGCTCCCGGCGGCTGACGCGGCCCGGCCGGGCCAGGTACGTCTATCACAGCTCGCAGTGGATGGTGGCGGGGAACACGGACCACTCCTGCATCACCCCGCGCCTCTACATCCACCCCGACTCGCCCTGCTCGGGGGAGACCTGGATGAGGCAAATCATCAGCTTCGACCGCGTGAAGCTCACCAACAACGAGATGGACGACAAGGGGCACGTAGGTGTGGGGCAGCCCCGCCGGgggggccgggcaggggcagagcagccccccgGGATGCGGAGCATCATCCGAGGGCAGCGCCGGGAAGGCGGGGGCCGGTCCCTCCTGCCTTGGGGCTCGGGGCTgggtccctcctgagcctcgCCTCGGGTTTTCTTCCTGCCCTTCTTCCTCCGGGGTGCTCAGCCGCCTGTCCCCCCGCACAGATCATCCTGCAGTCTATGCACAAGTACAAGCCCCGCGTCCACGTTATCGCCCAGGATTCTCGCTTCGATCTAGCGCAGATCCAGTCGCTGCCGGCCGAGGGGGTGCAGACCTTCTCCTTCCAGGAGACCGAGTTCACCACCGTCACGGCCTACCAGAACCAGCAGGTACCGGGAGCCGGGGGGATGGAGAGCCCCGGCGGTACCGGTAGCCGGGGGATGGAGAGCCCCGAtggccgcggccgccgctcccAGCCCGTCCGGCTCCCCAGCGGCCCCTTGATTTCACCCTGCAGATCACGAAGCTGAAGATCGACAGGAATCCCTTCGCCAAAGGTTTTCGGGACCCCGGTAGGAACAGGTAAGGGCCAGGGCcgccccgccgctgccccccgcgcccgccggccccgcgcccgcgTTCAAGGCGCTCTCGCCCCGCAGGGGGGTCCTGGACGGGCTCCTGGAGACCTACCCGTGGAGACCCCCCCTCGCCCTGGACTTCAAGGCTTTCGGCGCAGACAGCCAGGGTAAGTGAATCCCCCCAGCTGCCTGTCCCGGCCGCACGCCCCGAGCTCCCGCGGCGCTCCTCGGGCGCCTCGAACCATCAAAGATAACGAGGCGCACCCAGAAAGCGAATCCCTGCGTTTGGGGGGAGTTAATTTCGCGTTGGCTTGGATAAAACTCCCGTGAAAGTGGATGCGAGAAGCCGCGAAGAACAGGATGAGGGCGcgggctgctccagcccccgGCTGAAATCAGAGTTAgataggcagaaaaaaaaatttgagtgTGCAGGAGGCTAATTTGGAGTCGGGTTGTTCCGGCTTTGATCCTGTTACACTAATTGCTTCCAACCGGGTTGGGAATATCAACTACAAACGTGGTAGTGGTGACGGCCCGTGCTTTCTGCAGCGGCAGCTTCTGCCCCGACAAATGCGTTatgcaacagaaaataaaattatctggTATTTAGGATGCAGCAGTcgcacagaaatgcagagaagagGAGGACAAATTTTCGGGGTAAATGCTCTCCTTCATCCTGACAAGAGCAACCGGTCATTTACAGccttttcccagaaaaaccGCTTCAGAAAGTAATAGTTGAAAAGAGATTGTTCACAGCGCCGAAGGGAAAAAACTAACAGCTCGTTTGCACTTTGGAGCCCTCCAAGTTGAGTTTAAAGTCGCGAGTTAAATTCTCGTTTATGTCAGGAACTCTTCAAAGTCTTGGG
It includes:
- the TBX22 gene encoding T-box transcription factor TBX22, coding for MALSSRAHAFSVEALVGRSAKRKVPEGRDEEPGPGCRPSRRAPEAEKRPKAGAESRAGGVQVELQGSELWRRFHDIGTEMIITKAGRRMFPSVRVKVKGLEPLQQYYIAIDVVPVDSKRYRYVYHSSQWMVAGNTDHSCITPRLYIHPDSPCSGETWMRQIISFDRVKLTNNEMDDKGHIILQSMHKYKPRVHVIAQDSRFDLAQIQSLPAEGVQTFSFQETEFTTVTAYQNQQITKLKIDRNPFAKGFRDPGRNRGVLDGLLETYPWRPPLALDFKAFGADSQGGSSSSSPVASSGGTPSPLNPLLSPSCSPPTLHLPASNLGMSCPESFLHPLNVPLYYKICPTSFLRQQALLLPSHEKLGATNPHLLPHFMVDVPKLSSLKNAKAEDLNTQCLQAPGPAGQMLYGLHASGNIFPSSPIAREALNCSLHPPYGLYGYNFSVPSRLMNAAGHFKVSDSIPAALRDGRCNHSNWHPTINHCL